The DNA sequence GGCTGGCGCTGCGGCGGGGCGGACTCCAAAGGAACGAGGCGCGCATAAGGGCGGCCGGACTTGGCCAGGATGATCTCCTCGCCGTCATGCGCGCGTTTCAACAGGCGCGACAGAT is a window from the Thioalkalivibrio paradoxus ARh 1 genome containing:
- a CDS encoding type II toxin-antitoxin system Phd/YefM family antitoxin, producing the protein MSTTVNVHEAKTHLSRLLKRAHDGEEIILAKSGRPYARLVPLESAPPQRQPGRVEGRVEDAFFDPLPEDELAAWEK